Proteins found in one Labeo rohita strain BAU-BD-2019 chromosome 11, IGBB_LRoh.1.0, whole genome shotgun sequence genomic segment:
- the golt1a gene encoding vesicle transport protein GOT1A, which produces MITITEFQKIGVGLSGFGVFFVLFGILLYFDSVLLAFGNILFLSGLAFIIGLRRTVHFFFQRQKLRSSAFFLGGVALVLLRWPRIGMLVETYGFVLLFKSFFPMAFGFLATALNIPFLTTILNKISGSSSSMV; this is translated from the exons ATGATCACAATCACAGAGTTTCAGA AAATCGGTGTGGGTCTGTCAGGATTCGGCGTGTTCTTTGTGCTGTTTGGAATACTGCTGTACTTTGACTCTGTCCTGCTGGCATTTGGAAAC ATTCTGTTTCTGTCTGGTCTGGCCTTCATCATTGGCTTGAGGAGGACGGTCCACTTCTTCTTCCAAAGACAGAAGCTCAGAAGCTCCGCCTTCTTTCTAGGAGGTGTGGCTTTAGTTCTACTAAGATGGCCTCGTATTGGCATGCTAGTGGAGACCTATGGCTTTGTTCTTCTATTTAA GTCATTCTTTCCAATGGCTTTTGGATTTCTCGCAACAGCCTTAAACATTCCTTTCTTAACTACG ATTTTAAACAAGATATCTGGAAGTAGTTCCTCGATGGTGTAA
- the kiss1 gene encoding metastasis-suppressor KiSS-1, whose translation MMLLTIILVLSVANGDTYPSRHFQYYLEDETPEETSLRVLRGTDSHPTAESPSPKLSMHFSMGAGPQRNTWWWSPERPYTKRRQNVAYYNLNSFGLRYGKREQNMLAGFKQHIPVK comes from the exons ATGATGCTGCTTACCATCATTTTGGTGTTGTCAGTGGCAAATGGTGACACATACCCTTCAAGGCATTTTCAGTACTATTTAGAAG ATGAAACTCCTGAAGAAACATCACTCCGGGTGCTCAGGGGAACTGATTCTCATCCCACAGCTGAATCTCCTTCTCCCAAGCTCTCGATGCACTTCTCCATGGGTGCAGGTCCTCAGCGAAACACATGGTGGTGGTCTCCAGAAAGGCCTTACACGAAAAGAAGGCAGAATGTTGCATACTACAATCTCAATTCCTTTGGCCTCCGCTATGGGAAGAGAGAACAGAACATGCTTGCAGGGTTTAAACAGCACATACCTGTAAAGTGA
- the LOC127173126 gene encoding uncharacterized protein LOC127173126, with the protein MDSGVTCKDLLPLMYGIICFLAAVVLFLLILLFKMFLSMQSDIKRENTHKTSDTGESTALCQNNALSFSPTSNDGADNSSSTSSDGSLPELSTGSQRYVSLEERRKNSDYINVSETASLGLVDFNNKKTDIDYVNVNESRQKKTRRKGQASCDDGTTSISSDESTLNYSKVHFLCIFQIIKHHILTGRNQICVCESLTVIKKLL; encoded by the exons ATGGACTCAGGCGTAACTTG CAAAGATCTTCTTCCGTTGATGTACGGCATCATCTGCTTCCTCGCTGCTGTAGTTCTTTTTCTCCTCATACTTCTGTTTAAAATGTTCCTCTCGATGCAAAGTG atattaaaagagaaaacacCCACAAAACCAGCGACACAGGAGAATCAACTGCTTTGTGTCAGAATAATGCTTTAAGCTTTTCTCCTACTTCAAATGAtg GTGCGGATAATTCATCCTCTACTAGCTCTGATGGCTCG CTGCCGGAACTTTCTACTGGCTCTCAACGATACGTAAGCCTTGAAGAACGTCGTAAAAATTCTGACTACATAAATGTTTCAGAAACAGCTTCCCTTGGACTAGTGGactttaacaacaaaaaaacagatataGACTATGTGAATGTTAATGAGTCCAGACAGAAAAAGACGAGAAGAAAAGGCCAAGCGAGCTGTGATGACGGTACCACAAGTATTAGCAGCGACGAATCTACTTTGAATTACTCCAAG GTGcactttttgtgcatttttcagATCATAAAACACCACATCCTGACAGGAAGGAACCAGATATGCGTCTGTGAAAGTctaacagtaataaaaaaacttCTCTAA